The DNA region AAATATGTGAGACAGAGGTAAtgtaatgagtgtgtgagcgaaGGTGTATCGGTGAGAGAACCAAAGAATTCACAAAAATAACTTACCAACCAGAAAAATTCCTTAGGCAGCTGAGCACCTGTTGGTATTTTCCCCATCAAGAAGCCCAAGGATTATACACAGTTCCTTGTTCCTGGGGGAGAGAGCTGAGGTTGAATTAGCATATTCCAGTGTGTTTGAtggtttatgtttgtgtgtgtccgtaaatgtgtgtgtgtgtctgtgtgtgtgtgtgtgtgtgagagagagagagatagagagagagagagagagagagagagagagagagagagagagagagagagagagagagagagagagagagagagagagagagcaagagagactaTGTGCAGCATCTGCCTAGTTTCCTTGTTCCTCATATGGGGACTTGAAAatctgttccaaacacacatctcaatctctgtgAGTTTTTTGTCCTAGAACCATATAAGTGACGCCATTAGAAACATTGAATCAAGTACTTTCCAAATGTATAGTTAAAAgaattacatccactttactctcatatagtTATTGTTGAGGTCCTCTAGAATAACCACATGTGCCACTTTTTCACACCTTAAACTGGTCTGTGAGTTCCTACAGGCCTCCTTTAGTGATTCCTTTAGTGTATCCTTTTGAATTTACTGATGCACCTGTCATATTCCAAGCCATTTTATAACCTAATAATGCCCTCAGGGATTTTATTAATcacatttcatttgtttttctgAATCATTTTTTGAGTTCCTCTTCAGCCTTGGACCAACACCATTCTCATGTGTGGTGACTGCAGCGGTAACTTCAGCTGTTTGTCAAGGCCGAAAAATGTGATTTCCATAATGTCTCTTTCTTGGGATTGTTCAGATGGACCTGGGCAAGGTGAACGCAGTGtctatttagggcccgagcatcTATTTTGGATTACTTGTGCTTTTTTGAGGATTTCATAGGACATGATATGTCATGGTGACAATGATTATGATATGAATTGTTGGTCAGATTGACCAGTTTACGTCAGATACTCGGAAATCAACATCAACAGCATTAGCATCAAATATAGGTTCTATCTCGGAAGGATTCTCTTGGTTATGATGGGCCGTCTGGAATGTAGGCTTCAAAATGTAAATTTTGTTATTAATTTACTCTGCAAACTATCTCAACTAATCTAATGATGAGGCCACCGtgacctactgtaggctacaagtcCTTACATCCTGTATGGGAAGGATGTACCGCAAGGCCCATATTTTCACAGCTCCACTTATGTTTCCCATGCTAGTCAATTGTGAGTTACAATCACAGACAGGTATGCTTTATTTTGTTATCCCACTTCAGTTCAACAAAATGGAGCATGCCTCTCTCAGCATGCTGCCTGTCTAACAGGTTTCTGATCCTTTCCATAATCATCACTGACTTCCTCTATGTGTGCAGTTGACATCAGACTCACAGCCTCTCTATGTCCTCATATTGAGAACATCTGTGATTCCCCAAGAGAAAGGGTAAGCTTCACAACTTCCTATATGTTTAATCTTTTTAgattcatgaaaaaaaaaatcatgcatCTTATTATGATGTCTGTCTTAGGACCCTGCATACTTGAAAACTCACTCTGATAAGTTCACAATTTGATAGGAGCCATGTGGTGTGCCGTTCATTCCATGTTACTGAAACTTTGAACCACTACTCATCATTGTGGGTTGTGCTGGACTATTCTTTCATTTGTGCTGACAGGAGGTAATTGAGTAAATAGTCTGAACTGAAGATGCATTTGCTTAATCGATGTACTTTGAGCCACAATATCATCAATTGACGACTGACCTTGGATGTCTACTCGCAGTCGCATCCCAAACATAGATTAATCTACTGTAGATTAATCTATTGGAATTGGATGTATTCAGGGATGTGGCTGTATGTCTTTTGATTTTGTGAGTGGGTGGTAACCACAAACTATGTAGATCAAAATATTAAGGGCTTACGATGTTGTGTGGCCAAGGGGAGGTTTAAAGGTGTAAAAGTATTTTCTGTGTATTTTTTAATTCCAACCATGTTCTTGGAGGAAAAACAAGAATGCACACATAGCTctgaataacttacacctggttTGTCCTATTGTCGCTCCTATATGAAATGGGTTCCCTTTACATGACCAGACAAGGCTATAACTTTATCACTTACAGTATCTTGGATTTCTTCATTTTGCCTTTGTAAAATACCCCTCTGTTATCTGTATTTACCTCTATGTCAGTTTGGCATTATGGCTGCAAACAAACTGGGCATTCTGTATGAGTTGGAGTCTGAACAACTGAAGCAGTTCAGGACATGCCTGTCTGAGATGAAGGAGGAGGGGTTTACGCCCATTCCCAAAGAGAAGCTGAATGACAGTGATGCTACAGATGTTGTCGATAAGATGAGGGAGGCTTATGGGGAGGAAGACATGAAGGAAATTACTTTGCTCATCTTGAGGAAGATGGACTTGAAGATCAGACCTGCAGACGAACTAGAGAGGTaaatatataaacaaatcatacacatatcacacagagaacacacacacacacacacacacacacacacacacacacacacacacacacacacacacacacacacacacacacacacacacacacacacacacacacacacacacaacacacacacacacacacacaaacacacaaagtctTCACTTTGAATTATattttttgggaaaaaaaaataattatactGTCTAAGTAATTTCTTGGGTTGTGTCTTAAATTAAAACATATTACTGGACAGCATATTGTTTCAATAAAATGTGGACTTCTAATTCACTAATTAGAGGAAAACAAAATTGCAATTATAGAGCAGAAAACGTGTAGCTCTGTTGACTGTCACTGCATTGTTGTTCAGTACATCTAGTTTACAAAGTGTTACAACTATATATTTTGTCTTGAAATGTCTTATTCTGTCCACATGTTCAGTTTACTGTTATAAAGGGCAGAAGTAAAACATAGGACACTGCAATCAGAGAATAAAAATTGACACAAACTGTTGAACTCATTAACTAAATTTTTACAGATCAATTTAATCGTTGACAGCCAATTAATAACTAATACTAATACCACCAGGTCTCTATCCAGACTGTTATCGTTCTTAcgaaaagtaaagtaaagtaaacatGAGATTTAGATTCCATGAACTCCGGGCTAAAAAGGCTCACTCAATCTGGTGCGTAATTATTCCCTTGTGTAGTAATCTCCCCCTGTCtgagatgaaggaggaggaggttgagcCCATCCCCAAAGAGCAGCAGAAGGACACTGATGGGGAGGAAGACAAGTGAGTTGCACAAAAAGtatacacaactcacacacacacacacacacacacacacacacacacacacacagtttaactactttatttatgtccgcaattcataataaatgtacaaaaggacataaatgttacagatgcagaacattgctaaggcatgatccaccaatgtgagcatgatgacaattcaaacagcagtttttatggatacacacaacaccttcttcTCCATATATGGCGACTCCCAATAATGGAGGATATTGAGCAGTATTTGGCAATTTGCTTTGCCCTTGCTTTTGTAAAGCCAACTATCCTGAGACCCCTAATGACAAGCCTATGCACGTGGCCCAGGCTGCCAAAGATGAGCACCAGATATTGACACTTGTAGCCAAGGCTAGTTATTGTCTGTACAAGATTTAGATTCCATGAACTCCGGGCTAAAAAGGCTCACTCAATCTGGTGCGTAATTATTCCCTTATGTAGTAATCTCCCCCTGTCtgagatgaaggaggaggaggttgagcCCATCCCCAAAGAGCAGCAGAAGGACACTGATGGGGAGGAAGACAAGTGAGTTGCACAAAAAGtatacacaactcacacacacacacacacacacacacacacacacacacacacacacacacacacacacacacacacacaaacacacacacacaccaaaatagaGGCAGAAGTAAAACATAAGAAACAGTAGTAAGAGAATGTTCATAGAAATGGACACAAACTGTTTAACTTACTTACAATCGTTGACAGCCAATGAATGACTAATACTACTGTAATACCACCATATCTCTATCCAGACTGTTATCATTCTTAGTACCTCAATGGTGGAATGACATGCCAAATTCCATTCGCTCACCCACTAGCTTGGATTACTTTAGAAAAATAtttgaatgatgatgatgtgtgctatggtgATGGTACTGATGTTCATCATCCTGCTGTACGTGACCTTTGATGAATGTGTCTGccaagtaaagtaaagtaaagcaaAGTAAAGCAAACCAAACATGAGCTTTAGATTCCATGAACTCCTGGCTAAACCTGGCTCACTCAATCTGGTGCCTGATCATTCTCCTATGTAGTAATCTCCCCCAGTCtgagatgaaggaggaggaggttgagcCCATCCCCAAAGAGCAGCAGAAGGACACTGATGGGGAGGAAGACAAGTGAGTTGCACAAAGAGtatacacaactcacacacacacataacacacacacacacacacgcacgcacgcacgcacgcacgcacgcacgcacgcacgcacgcacgcacgcacgcacgcacgcacgcacgcacgcacgcacgcacgcacgcacgcacgcacgcacacacacacacgcacacacacaccaaaatagaGGCAGAAGTAAAACATAAGAAACTGCAATCATGTTCATAAAACTGTACTCAAAGTGTAAACCTGGCTCACTCAATCTGGTGCCTGATCATTCTCCTATGTAGTAATCTCCCCCAGTCtgagatgaaggaggaggaggttgagcCCATCCCCAAAGAGCAGCAGAAGGACACTGATGGGGAGGAAGACAAGTGAGTTGCACAAAAAGTATACACAACTCATACACCCATTGCACAGAgaacaatgacacaaacacagatacacacacacacacacacacacacacacacacacacacacacacacacacacacacacacacacacacacacacacacacacacacacacacggacacacacacacacacacacgcacacacacacaccaaaataacCACTGGATCACTCAATCTGGTGCCTAATCATCCTCCTATAGTAATCTCCCCCAGTCtgagatgaaggaggaggaggttgagcCCATCCCCAAAGAGCAGCAGAAGGACACTGATGGGGAGGAAGACAAGTGAGTTGCACAAAGAGtatacacaactcacacacacacataacacacacacacacacacacacacacgcacgcacgcacgcacgcacgcacgcacgcacgcacgcacacacacacacacgcacacacacaccaaaatagaGGCAGAAGTAAAACATAAGAAACTGCAATCATGTTCATAAAACTGTACTCAAAGTGTAAACCTGGCTCACTCAATCTGGTGCCTGATCATTCTCCTATGTAGTAATCTCCCCCAGTCtgagatgaaggaggaggaggttgagcCCATCCCCAAAGAGCAGCAGAAGGACACTGATGGGGAGGAAGACAAGTGAGTTGCACAAAAAGTATACACAACTCATACACCCATTGCACAGAgaacaatgacacaaacacagatacacacacacacacacacacacacacacacacacagacacacatgcacacacacatgcacgcaatcTTCACTTTCAAAT from Sardina pilchardus chromosome 1, fSarPil1.1, whole genome shotgun sequence includes:
- the LOC134070116 gene encoding uncharacterized protein LOC134070116 isoform X2; this encodes MKEEEVEPIPKEQQKDTDGEEDNNLPQSEMKEEEVEPIPKEQQKDTDGEEDKYFLDEAGYSGCPDLTDVSSQILPIFQTWSYSTLLGSFISRATAVRFFSNA
- the LOC134077283 gene encoding uncharacterized protein LOC134077283 produces the protein MAANKLGILYELESEQLKQFRTCLSEMKEEGFTPIPKEKLNDSDATDVVDKMREAYGEEDMKEITLLILRKMDLKIRPADELESNLPLSEMKEEEVEPIPKEQQKDTDGEEDNNLPLSEMKEEEVEPIPKEQQKDTDGEEDNNLPQSEMKEEEVEPIPKEQQKDTDGEEDNNLPQSEMKEEEVEPIPKEQQKDTDGEEDK